In Flavobacteriales bacterium, one genomic interval encodes:
- a CDS encoding VOC family protein has product MIPDPRSFLTELFASLKRHDIDVSPFELDHICYRVETEICYTEMKVCFLEHARLLVESIVSGRLIATFKLKAPILFEGRSIAVIELPSPKSSSPYSEGYEHAEFVIDSDPVAFTERYPQLDWDLSGTHKEVNADVRLPLGRISVKFHRDALEKVIEGERLKA; this is encoded by the coding sequence ATGATACCGGACCCAAGATCATTTCTTACTGAACTTTTCGCATCGCTAAAAAGGCATGACATTGATGTGAGCCCCTTCGAATTGGATCACATTTGTTACCGTGTGGAGACAGAGATCTGTTATACGGAGATGAAAGTGTGCTTTCTGGAACATGCTCGTTTGCTCGTTGAGTCAATAGTTTCTGGGCGACTGATCGCAACGTTCAAGTTAAAGGCCCCGATCCTATTTGAAGGTCGGTCGATCGCCGTGATCGAGCTGCCCTCCCCTAAAAGCAGCTCGCCGTATTCCGAGGGGTATGAACATGCCGAATTCGTTATCGATAGTGATCCGGTGGCATTCACGGAACGCTATCCCCAGCTGGATTGGGACTTGAGTGGGACGCACAAAGAAGTGAATGCGGATGTTCGTTTACCTCTCGGAAGGATCAGTGTAAAGTTTCACCGGGACGCTTTGGAAAAGGTGATAGAGGGTGAGCGCTTAAAAGCTTAA